The following coding sequences are from one Salvia hispanica cultivar TCC Black 2014 chromosome 3, UniMelb_Shisp_WGS_1.0, whole genome shotgun sequence window:
- the LOC125211810 gene encoding mitochondrial pyruvate carrier 4-like, producing the protein MNSKLRSLWNHPAGPKTIHFWAPTFKWGLSIANVSDFSKPPETLSYPQQTVIAISGVIWSRYCFVIKPWNLNLFGVNSAMACTGLYQLSRKLRHDYSSVDQ; encoded by the coding sequence atgaattCGAAGCTCCGGAGTCTGTGGAACCACCCGGCGGGGCCGAAGACGATCCACTTCTGGGCGCCGACGTTCAAGTGGGGGCTGAGCATCGCCAACGTGTCGGACTTCTCGAAGCCCCCCGAGACGCTGTCGTACCCGCAGCAGACGGTGATCGCCATCTCGGGGGTCATCTGGTCGCGCTACTGCTTCGTCATCAAGCCGTGGAATCTCAACCTCTTCGGCGTCAACTCCGCCATGGCTTGCACCGGTCTCTATCAGCTCTCCCGCAAGCTCCGCCACGACTACTCCTCCGTCGACCAATGA
- the LOC125216990 gene encoding 50S ribosomal protein L19-2, chloroplastic-like codes for MMSSNFLPQTLFTVPRCSAQCQPRKLALSALSLRRPGLVVARPFGFNFAEKDKKLSFLVRAETNPEAEAVVEESQENVDIVESEEAEVEKPPFKPRIKLGDIMGILNKKAIEASDSERPIPDLRTGDIVEIKLEVPENRRRLSIYKGIVISKQNAGIHTTIRIRRIIAGVGVEIVFPVYSPNIKEIKVLKHRKVRRARLYYLRDKLPRLSTFK; via the exons ATGATGTCCTCCAACTTTCTTCCTCAG ACGTTGTTCACGGTCCCCAGATGTTCGGCGCAATGCCAGCCGAGGAAATTGGCGCTTTCAGCACTCTCTTTGCGGCGCCCCGGATTGGTTGTAGCGCGGccttttggatttaatttcgCGGAGAAGGATAAAAAGTTGTCTTTTTTGGTGAGGGCTGAAACCAATCCTGAAGCAGAAGCGGTAGTGGAAGAGAGCCAGGAAAATGTGGATATTGTGGAGTCTGAAGAGGCTGAGGTTGAGAAGCCGCCTTTCAAACCTAGGATAAAGCTCGGCGACATAATGGGG ATACTAAACAAAAAGGCAATTGAAGCGTCAGACAGTGAAAGGCCTATCCCAGATCTTCGCACAGGAGATATCGTGGAAATCAAGCTG GAAGTTCCAGAAAACAGACGAAGATTGTCTATATACAAAGGTATAGTTATATCGAAGCAAAATGCTGGCATCCACACAACAATTCGCATTCGACGTATTATTGCCGGTGTTGGAGTTGAGATTGTGTTCCCAGT ATATTCACCGAACATCAAAGAGATAAAAGTACTCAAGCACCGGAAGGTGAGGAGGGCGAGGCTCTACTATTTGCGCGACAAACTTCCAAGGCTCTCCACCTTCAAGTAG